The following proteins are co-located in the Zonotrichia albicollis isolate bZonAlb1 chromosome 1, bZonAlb1.hap1, whole genome shotgun sequence genome:
- the NDUFAF6 gene encoding NADH dehydrogenase (ubiquinone) complex I, assembly factor 6 isoform X3: MWNWLRQIKDSITQKATGLMRMQFWRDAVEDIYSDNPPHQPVAAELWRAVKRHNLTKMWFMKIIDEREKNLDDRPYRNIQELETYAENTQSALLYLTLETLGVRDIHADHAASHIGKAQGIVTCLRATPYHCTRQKVFLPMDICMLHGVSQEDFIRGKQEKNVRDVIYDIASQAHIHLEHARSFSKKVPVKAYPAFFCTVALDDYLYNMRKVDFNIFHPSLQKKSTLLPLYLYIRSWKKTY, encoded by the exons ATGTGGAACTGGCTCAGGCAG ATTAAAGACTCCATAACTCAGAAGGCAACAGGTTTGATGCGGATGCAGTTCTGGAGGGACGCTGTGGAGGACATATACAGCGATAACCCACCACATCAGCCCgttgctgcagagctgtggagg GCTGTCAAGAGGCATAACTTGACTAAAATGTGGTTCATGAAGATCATAGATGAAAGA GAGAAGAATTTGGATGATCGTCCGTACCGTAACATCCAGGAGCTGGAAACATACGCTGAGAACACTCAGAGTGCTCTCTTGTACCTCACCTTGGAAACACTGG GTGTGAGGGACATCCATGCTGACCATGCAGCCAGTCACATTGGGAAAGCACAAGGCATAGTTACCTGTTTAAGAGCAACTCCTTATCACTGTACAAGACAAAAGGTCTTTCTTCCCATGGACATTTGTATGTTG CATGGAGTTTCACAAGAGGATTTCATAAGAGGCaagcaagagaaaaatgtaAGAGATGTAATTTATGACATCGCCAGCCAGGCCCATATTCATCTAGAACAT GCTAGATCTTTCAGTAAGAAAGTTCCTGTGAAGGCGTATCCTGCTTTTTTCTGTACG GTTGCTTTAGATGATTATTTATATAACATGCGGAAAGTGGACTTCAATATATTTCATCCAAGCTTACAAAAGAAGAGTACATTATTACCATTGTATTTGTATATTAGATCTTGGAAAAAAACATATTAA
- the NDUFAF6 gene encoding NADH dehydrogenase (ubiquinone) complex I, assembly factor 6 isoform X4 translates to MCPFQIKDSITQKATGLMRMQFWRDAVEDIYSDNPPHQPVAAELWRAVKRHNLTKMWFMKIIDEREKNLDDRPYRNIQELETYAENTQSALLYLTLETLGVRDIHADHAASHIGKAQGIVTCLRATPYHCTRQKVFLPMDICMLHGVSQEDFIRGKQEKNVRDVIYDIASQAHIHLEHARSFSKKVPVKAYPAFFCTVALDDYLYNMRKVDFNIFHPSLQKKSTLLPLYLYIRSWKKTY, encoded by the exons ATGTGTCCTTTCCAGATTAAAGACTCCATAACTCAGAAGGCAACAGGTTTGATGCGGATGCAGTTCTGGAGGGACGCTGTGGAGGACATATACAGCGATAACCCACCACATCAGCCCgttgctgcagagctgtggagg GCTGTCAAGAGGCATAACTTGACTAAAATGTGGTTCATGAAGATCATAGATGAAAGA GAGAAGAATTTGGATGATCGTCCGTACCGTAACATCCAGGAGCTGGAAACATACGCTGAGAACACTCAGAGTGCTCTCTTGTACCTCACCTTGGAAACACTGG GTGTGAGGGACATCCATGCTGACCATGCAGCCAGTCACATTGGGAAAGCACAAGGCATAGTTACCTGTTTAAGAGCAACTCCTTATCACTGTACAAGACAAAAGGTCTTTCTTCCCATGGACATTTGTATGTTG CATGGAGTTTCACAAGAGGATTTCATAAGAGGCaagcaagagaaaaatgtaAGAGATGTAATTTATGACATCGCCAGCCAGGCCCATATTCATCTAGAACAT GCTAGATCTTTCAGTAAGAAAGTTCCTGTGAAGGCGTATCCTGCTTTTTTCTGTACG GTTGCTTTAGATGATTATTTATATAACATGCGGAAAGTGGACTTCAATATATTTCATCCAAGCTTACAAAAGAAGAGTACATTATTACCATTGTATTTGTATATTAGATCTTGGAAAAAAACATATTAA